A stretch of Balearica regulorum gibbericeps isolate bBalReg1 chromosome 28, bBalReg1.pri, whole genome shotgun sequence DNA encodes these proteins:
- the NDUFS2 gene encoding NADH dehydrogenase [ubiquinone] iron-sulfur protein 2, mitochondrial has product MAAMAATPPAVSRLFPLVKIAAELPTLNMVTQQGFACPLQAWRRAPPTAAARGAGRRTRSAKGKMAALRALGRLRAPSGLRAAARLGPAPVRTSRQWQPDVEWAQQFAGAVMYPSKETEKWVPPPWNDRDPLAHKKVSSLTINFGPQHPAAHGVLRLVMELSGETVKKCDPHVGLLHRGTEKLIEYKTYLQALPYFDRLDYVSMMCNEQAYSLAVEKLLNIRPPLRAQWIRVLFAEITRLLNHIMAVTTHALDIGAMTPFFWMFEEREKMFEFYERVSGARMHAAYIRPGGVHQDLPLGLMDDIYEFVKNFSTRIDEVEEMLTNNRIWKNRTVDIGVITAEEALNYGFSGVMLRGSGIHWDLRKTQPYDVYDQVEFDVPIGSRGDCYDRYLCRVEEMRQSLRIILQCLNKMPEGEIKVDDAKISPPKRAEMKTSMESLIHHFKLYTEGYQVPPGATYTAIEAPKGEFGVYLVSDGSSRPYRCKIKAPGFAHLAGLDRMSQGHMLADVVAIIGTQDIVFGEVDR; this is encoded by the exons ATGGCAGCGATGGCAGCGACGCCACCGGCGGTTTCCCGGCTGTTTCCCTTAGTAAAGATAGCGGCGGAACTGCCCACGCTCAATATGGTGACGCAGCAGGGCTTCGCCTGCCCTCTACAAGCATGGCGCCGGGCCCCGCCCACTGCCGcggcgcggggggcggggcggcgcaCGCGCAGTGCCAAGGGCAAGATGGCGGCGCTGCGGGCGCTGGGGCGGCTGCGGGCACCTTcggggctgcgggcggcggcgcggctgGGGCCGGCCCCGGTGCG GACGTCGCGGCAATGGCAGCCCGACGTGGAGTGGGCCCAGCAGTTCGCCGGCGCCGTCATGTACCCGAGCAAAGAGACGGAGAAGTGGGTGCCGCCGCCCTGGAACG ACCGGGACCCTCTGGCTCACAAGAAGGTCTCGAGTTTGACCATAAACTTTGGGCCCCAGCACCCGGCTGCTCACGGGGTCCTGCGGCTGGTCATGGAGCTGAGCGGGGAGACGGTGAAGAAGTGTGACCCTCACGTTGGCCTCCTGCACCGGGGCACCGAGAAGCTCATCGAGTACAAGACATACCTCCAG GCGCTGCCCTATTTCGACCGTCTGGACTATGTCTCCATGATGTGCAACGAGCAGGCCTACTCCCTGGCTGTGGAGAAGCTGCTCAACATCCGCCCACCTCTGCGGGCTCAGTGGATCCGAG TCCTCTTCGCAGAGATAACCCGGCTGCTCAACCACATCATGGCCGTGACCACGCACGCGCTGGACATCGGGGCCATGACCCCCTTCTTCTGGATGtttgaggagagggagaag ATGTTCGAGTTCTACGAGCGGGTTTCGGGGGCGCGGATGCACGCCGCCTACATCCGCCCCGGTGGGGTGCACCAG GACCTGCCCCTGGGGCTGATGGACGACATCTATGAGTTTGTGAAGAATTTCTCTACGCGGATAGACGAGGTGGAGGAG ATGCTCACGAACAACCGCATCTGGAAGAACCGCACGGTCGACATCGGGGTGATAACGGCGGAGGAGGCTCTCAACTACGGGTTCAG CGGGGTGATGCTCCGGGGCTCAGGGATCCACTGGGATCTGCGCAAGACCCAGCCCTACGACGTCTACGACCAGGTGGAGTTCGACGTCCCCATCGGCTCCCGAGGCGACTGCTACGACAG GTATCTGTGCCGCGTGGAAGAGATGCGACAGTCCCTCCGTATCATCCTCCAGTGCCTCAACAAGATGCCTGAGGGGGAGATCAAAGTAGATGATGCCAAAATCTCCCCTCCGAAGCGGGCAGAGATGAAG ACCTCCATGGAGTCACTGATCCATCACTTCAAGCTGTACACAGAGGGCTACCAGGTGCCCCCTGGAGCCACCTACACGGCCATCGAGGCCCCCAAG GGTGAATTCGGCGTCTACCTTGTCTCGGACGGCAGCAGCCGCCCCTACCGCTGCAAGATTAAGGCGCCCGGATTTGCTCACCTG GCCGGCCTGGATCGGATGTCGCAGGGCCACATGCTGGCAGATGTCGTGGCCATCATCG GCACACAGGACATCGTCTTTGGGGAAGTGGATCGGTGA
- the LOC142598401 gene encoding Fc receptor-like protein 5, producing the protein MQRTGSPTSTQQRAGMARRMALLLWAQALGLTGSQPSQLTLDPPWTPVFTSEKVMLRCQGSGAPGPTKWYIGQWLQQQITSNYIYVSKNHLGSGTYQCCSPGAELSPPITLRFSDDWLALQVPARVLLEGDTVPLRCRAWNDIEITRVQFFREQEALGGPSRGTELLLSPLQLQHGGRYRCRAIVNKLFVQGQDSALVPVVVQELFSVPVLHLKGPAEPPEGAPLTLGCLSQPSPLRPLAHLQHVFYRDKVVVGGPQDSPQLQLPAVGLSDSGNYSCEVRTETASVRKHSALVTVTVRRVPVSGVSLLAQPPKGQVVEGDRLVLRCSVAMGTGPLSFSWHRHGLARPLATGPRYELRAVQPQDGGRYHCTATNGGTAADSLPLWVTVLVPVANATITMARTEPSVPAGESLNLTCSVEAGTAPVTFTWLRDGQHLGSGPVLSLGAVGPTHAGTYQCLATNHLGTHRVFQVRSPALALSVTQPRQKRWQQGTAVAAGLSASLLLLLLLAATVGWHLCRRHRAAAGKSRDRDPAAPPEPEDHQPEPTAPPGAAGDEEVLYTHVVVTERGGGECGGGDTHGTRRPRVSPPQSGSPNQFLFQARPGPRPGPVPHPRRSRPSSTRCCRLPTRDCGSRATPTRTSRDPRGAPAWKGHGGSLGTPPLRWCPLVCVCVPGKPLHTQPTAPVGRLLCRGSDPDQQSPARVGGGGRVGKPQDYPGPPVPPPRAPQSCQDSPKLPAPPCAPLTPPPSSRSPHTWGSPRPGPAGPPPGHICASRKVPKPPRVLGVPPAQGSVGPRRPQEPFPWYCPQNTAFWLNRGKWCFSLPGVSSTEKDGGSCHREPGPPGSIPIRWCHRAQGVPVPPQRMFQEGGPGGPWGGP; encoded by the exons CCCAAGCCCTTGGCCTCACTG gctcccagcccagccagctCACGCTGGACCCCCCCTGGACACCGGTGTTCACGTCAGAGAAGGTGATGCTGAGGTGCCAGGGCTCCGGTGCACCCGGTCCCACCAAGTGGTACATCGGCCAGTGGCTCCAGCAGCAGATAACATCCAACTACATCTACGTCTCCAAAAACCACCTCGGGAGCGGCACCTACCAGTGCTGCAGCCCCGGCGCTGAGCTCAGTCCCCCCATCACCCTGAGATTCTCAGATG ACTGGCTGGCGCTGCAGGTGCCGGCgcgggtgctgctggagggggacaCGGTGCCGCTGCGCTGCCGGGCCTGGAATGACATTGAGATCACCCGGGTGCAGTTCTTCCGTGAGCAGGAGGCGCTGGGGGGGCCGTCCCGGGGGACCGAGCTGCTCCTGTcccccctgcagctgcagcacggCGGGCGCTACCGCTGCCGCGCCATCGTGAACAAGTTGTTTGTGCAGGGGCAGGACTCGGCGTTGGTGCCGGTGGTGGTGCAAG AACTCTTCTCGGTGCCGGTGCTGCACCTGAAGGGCCCGGCCGAGCCCCCCGAGGGAGCCCCCCTGACCCTGGGCTGCctcagccagcccagccccctGCGGCCCCTTGCCCACCTCCAGCACGTCTTCTACCGGGacaaggtggtggtggggggacCCCAGGActccccccagctccagctgcctgcCGTGGGGCTGTCTGACTCGGGGAACTACTCCTGTGAGGTGCGGACGGAGACGGCCAGCGTGCGGAAACACAGCGCCCTGGTCACCGTCACGGTGCGCA GGGTCCCGGTCTCGGGGGTGTCCCTGCTGGCGCAGCCCCCCAAGGGGCAGGTGGTGGAGGGCGATCGCCTGGTGCTGCGCTGCTCGGTGGCCATGGGGACCGGGCCCCTCTCCTTCTCCTGGCACCGGCATGGCTTGGCCCGGCCGCTGGCCACGGGCCCCCGCTACGAGCTCCGCGCCGTGCAGCCCCAGGATGGCGGCCGCTACCACTGCACGGCCACCAACGGTGGCACCGCGGCCGACAGCCTGCCGCTGTGGGTCACCGTCCTGG TGCCGGTGGCCAACGCCACCATCACAATGGCAAGGACGGAGCCGTCGGTGCCGGCGGGCGAGAGCCTCAACCTGACCTGTTCGGTGGAGGCGGGCACCGCGCCGGTGACCTTCACCTGGCTGCGGGACGGGCAGCACCTGGGCTCGGGGCCCGTCCTGTCCCTGGGGGCCGTGGGGCCGACCCACGCCGGGACCTACCAGTGCCTGGCCACCAACCACCTCGGCACCCACCGCGTCTTCCAGGTGCGCAGCCCGGCGCTGGCCCTCTCGGTGACACAGCCAAGACAGAAACGGTGGCAGCAGGGCACAG CCGTGGCCGCGGGACTCAGCGcgtccctcctgctcctgctcctgctcgcTGCCACCGTGGGCTGGCACCTCTGCCGCCGGCACCGTGCGG CCGCTGGGAAGAGCCGGGACAG GgaccccgctgcccccccggAGCCCGAGGATCACCAGCCGGAgcccacagccccccccggggcggcgggggacGAGGAGGTGCTGTACACCCACGTCGTGGTTACCGAGAGGGGCGGCGGTgagtgcggggggggggacacacacgggaCACGCCGCCCACGCGTGTCACCCCCCCAGTCCGGGTCCCCGAACCAGTTTCTCTTCCAGGCACGTCCCGGTCCCCGTCCCGGTCCCGTCCCGCACCCCCGCAGGAGCCGACCGTCGTCTACGCGGTGCTGCCGGCTCCCCACGCGCGACTGCGGCTCCCGAGCGACACCTACGAGAACGTCCCGTGACCCCCGCGGGGCACCGGCGTGGAAGGGGCACGGGGGGTCACTGGGGACGCCACCTCTGCGCTGGTGCCcactggtgtgtgtgtgtgtcccggGCAAACCCCTGCACACACAACCCACGGCTCCCGTGGGGCGGCTGCTCTGCAGGGGGTCCGATCCGGAtcagcagagcccagcccgggtggggggggggggcagagtgGGGAAGCCCCAGGACTACCCAGGGCCCCCCGTTCCCCCTCCCAGGGCTCCCCAGTCCTGCCAGGACTCCCCAAAGCTTCCAGCACCCCCCTGTGCCCCACTCaccccccctccctccagcaggTCCCCCCACACCTGGGGCTCTCCCCGTCCCGGCCCTGCTGGCCCCCCCCCAGGCCACATCTGTGCCTCAAGAAAGGTGCCGAAACCCCCGAGGGTGCTGGGGGTTCCCCCCGCCCAGGGCTCTGTGGGGCCAAGGAGGCCACAGGAGCCATTTCCATGGTATTGTCcccaaaatacagctttttggTTAAACAGGGGGAAATGGTGTTTTTCTCTACCAGGCGTCTCCTCCACCGAGAAAGACGGTGGCAGCTGCCACCGAGAGCCAGGGCCACCGGGGTCCATCCCCATCAGATGGTGCCACCGTGCCCAGGGGGTCCCTGTCCCCCCGCAGCGGATG TTCCAggagggggggccgggggggccaTGGGGGGGTCCCTAG
- the FCER1G gene encoding high affinity immunoglobulin epsilon receptor subunit gamma, with protein sequence MGIRLLLAAALLLLWTPVAEALMEPEVCYILDAILFLYGVVLTVLYCRLKLQVHQASQQGASKEKEEAIYTGLSSEGQEMYETLQIKQS encoded by the exons ATGGGCATCCGCCTGCTGCTCGCCGccgccctgctgctgctgtggaccCCGGTGGCAG AGGCCCTGATGGAGCCGGAGGTCTGCTACATCCTGGACGCCATCCTCTTCCTCTACGGCGTCGTCCTCACTGTCCTTTATTGCCGCCTCAAG cTCCAGGTTCACCAAGCGTCGCAGCAGGGAGCCAGCAAGGAG aaggaagaagccATCTACACC GGGCTCAGCAGCGAAGGACAGGAGATGTACGAAACCCTCCAGATCAAACAGTCCTGa